One genomic segment of Desulfuromonas acetoxidans DSM 684 includes these proteins:
- the hrpB gene encoding ATP-dependent helicase HrpB — MMPLPIDHILPQLLAELQTHDSVVLQAEPGAGKTTRVPLALLDAEWLQGQRIIMLEPRRLAAVHAARYMSRQLGEEPGQTVGYTIRHQQAVSKQTRIEVVTEGVLTRRLQNDPTLDGVGLIIFDEFHERALQADLGMALVGDVRAALRDDLKVLVMSATLDGAALADYFGGCPVVPSDGRCYPVEVFHLGDDDRLEVQVSRAVHKAVAEQPGDVLVFLPGAREIQRCCNALAGRLDGDILVLPLYGALPFEQQQQAIQPTTRRKVVLATNIAETSLTIEGVRVVIDSGLERLMTFEPRTGMNRLVTRRISQASVRQRSGRAGRTAAGACYRLWSPQAEAAMIDYVAPEILRSDLTSLALELIAWGVTEADALPWVDAPPAAHMNAAFNLLLQLDAIDEQRRLTTVGRAMTRLPLHPRLARMLVAAEDENEQVLACQLAVVLESPQWFRSGQSDTVSDSDLLDHLEQWQPHGKKSSSRISPLAHQSYRQLCRRLGCSPTTTPSRNSVALGRLLIAAYPDRVAQKRDGSIEGSTDHFLLSNGRGARLSPRCRVRQHRWLVAVDVEFSASGEALIHRASALDERQLDNMWPHPVNWQMETVWDDSGQRVVTREARRWGALLLSSRPHALDAEQALPIVLEQIRSGGLERLNWTKETLCLRQRMAFVQQHQLVDDWPQVDDAALLDSLNVWLAPWLNGMSRLDQVAKLNLLEPLCSLLSWPQRQQLDELAPERLTVPSGSRIAVDYSDPHQPVLAAKLQELFGWQQTPRIGKGRVPVMLHLLSPARRPMQTTTDLANFWATTYDEVKKELKGRYPKHPWPDDPLQAPAQRGVKKRSDR, encoded by the coding sequence ATGATGCCCCTTCCCATAGACCATATCCTGCCGCAATTGCTGGCCGAGCTGCAAACGCACGACAGCGTTGTTCTGCAGGCCGAACCGGGCGCGGGTAAGACCACGCGGGTGCCGTTGGCGTTGCTGGATGCCGAATGGTTGCAGGGCCAGCGGATTATCATGCTGGAGCCGCGCCGTCTGGCTGCGGTGCATGCGGCGCGCTATATGAGCCGTCAGCTCGGTGAGGAGCCGGGGCAGACCGTGGGCTATACCATTCGCCATCAGCAGGCGGTGAGCAAGCAGACACGTATTGAGGTGGTGACCGAAGGGGTGTTGACGCGACGCTTGCAGAATGATCCGACTCTGGACGGGGTAGGTCTGATCATCTTTGATGAATTTCACGAGCGGGCATTGCAGGCCGATCTTGGCATGGCGCTGGTTGGTGATGTGCGGGCGGCCTTGCGTGATGATCTGAAAGTGCTGGTGATGTCGGCGACGCTTGATGGCGCGGCATTGGCCGATTACTTCGGCGGTTGCCCGGTGGTGCCGAGCGACGGGCGCTGCTATCCGGTAGAGGTGTTTCACCTCGGCGATGATGATCGGCTGGAAGTCCAGGTGAGTCGGGCGGTACACAAGGCGGTGGCGGAGCAGCCGGGCGATGTGCTGGTGTTTTTGCCGGGGGCGCGGGAGATTCAGCGTTGTTGTAATGCTCTGGCTGGACGGTTGGATGGCGATATCTTGGTGTTGCCGTTGTACGGTGCTTTGCCGTTTGAACAGCAACAGCAGGCCATTCAGCCGACAACTCGGCGCAAAGTGGTGTTGGCCACCAACATTGCCGAAACCAGTCTGACCATTGAAGGGGTTCGGGTGGTGATCGACAGTGGTTTGGAACGGCTGATGACCTTTGAACCGCGCACCGGCATGAACCGGCTGGTGACGCGGCGTATTTCCCAGGCCAGCGTGCGCCAGCGCAGTGGCCGGGCCGGCCGGACCGCTGCCGGAGCCTGTTACCGGTTGTGGTCGCCACAAGCGGAGGCGGCCATGATCGATTATGTGGCACCGGAGATTTTACGCAGTGATTTGACGTCCCTGGCTTTGGAGTTGATCGCCTGGGGCGTGACCGAGGCCGATGCGTTGCCGTGGGTGGACGCGCCGCCTGCGGCCCATATGAATGCCGCCTTCAACTTGCTGCTCCAACTGGATGCGATTGATGAACAACGCCGTCTGACCACAGTTGGTCGAGCCATGACCCGCTTGCCGCTGCATCCCCGGTTGGCGCGGATGCTGGTGGCGGCTGAAGATGAAAATGAGCAGGTTTTGGCGTGTCAGTTGGCCGTGGTGCTCGAATCGCCGCAATGGTTTCGCAGCGGGCAGAGCGATACGGTGAGTGACAGTGATCTGCTTGACCATCTGGAACAGTGGCAGCCGCATGGCAAGAAATCTTCGTCGCGCATCTCACCATTAGCCCATCAAAGCTATCGTCAACTGTGCCGACGTTTAGGTTGCTCGCCGACCACAACCCCGAGCCGTAATAGCGTTGCTTTGGGGCGTTTACTGATTGCCGCTTACCCGGATCGGGTTGCCCAGAAGCGGGATGGCAGTATAGAAGGCAGCACGGATCACTTCCTGCTCAGCAATGGCCGTGGTGCCCGCCTGTCGCCGCGCTGCCGGGTACGGCAGCATCGTTGGCTGGTGGCGGTGGATGTAGAGTTTTCCGCTTCTGGTGAGGCCTTGATCCATCGTGCTTCGGCGCTGGATGAGCGTCAGTTGGACAACATGTGGCCACACCCTGTGAACTGGCAGATGGAAACCGTGTGGGATGACAGCGGACAACGGGTGGTAACGCGGGAAGCGCGGCGTTGGGGAGCGTTGCTCCTGTCGTCACGTCCGCATGCACTGGATGCGGAACAGGCTCTGCCGATTGTGCTCGAACAGATCCGCTCTGGTGGTTTGGAGCGACTCAATTGGACCAAAGAGACGCTGTGTTTGCGTCAGCGGATGGCGTTTGTGCAACAGCATCAACTGGTCGATGATTGGCCACAGGTTGATGATGCGGCACTGCTGGATTCGTTGAATGTCTGGCTGGCACCGTGGCTCAATGGCATGAGTCGTCTGGACCAGGTGGCCAAGTTGAACCTGCTCGAACCGCTCTGCAGCCTGTTGAGTTGGCCGCAGCGTCAGCAACTGGATGAACTGGCCCCGGAGCGTTTGACGGTGCCCAGTGGTTCCAGGATTGCCGTGGATTACAGCGATCCGCATCAGCCGGTGTTAGCCGCGAAATTACAGGAACTGTTCGGTTGGCAGCAAACGCCGCGGATTGGCAAAGGCCGCGTGCCGGTTATGCTGCACCTGTTGTCACCTGCCCGGCGTCCCATGCAGACCACCACGGATTTAGCCAACTTCTGGGCGACCACCTATGATGAAGTTAAAAAGGAACTCAAAGGGCGTTACCCCAAACATCCGTGGCCGGATGATCCGCTGCAGGCTCCGGCGCAACGCGGTGTGAAGAAACGGTCAGATCGCTAA
- a CDS encoding peptidylprolyl isomerase yields the protein MAIASARHILVSSEEKCLELKSQIEAGATDFAECAQKFSQCPSGRKGGDLGQFAPGQMVKEFDEVVFSGEVGKVLGPVKTQFGYHLIEVTKRS from the coding sequence ATGGCCATTGCCAGTGCACGCCACATTCTTGTTTCCAGTGAAGAGAAATGCCTTGAACTCAAATCGCAGATCGAAGCCGGTGCCACCGACTTTGCCGAATGCGCCCAGAAATTTTCCCAATGTCCGTCCGGTCGCAAAGGCGGCGATCTCGGTCAGTTTGCTCCCGGCCAAATGGTCAAAGAGTTTGACGAAGTGGTGTTCAGCGGCGAAGTGGGCAAGGTACTCGGCCCGGTGAAAACCCAGTTTGGCTATCACCTGATTGAGGTGACCAAGCGCTCCTAA
- a CDS encoding methyl-accepting chemotaxis protein: MNLNNLRVWIRLSGSFGTLLLFLVIAGGTGIWGSTSLSKRIITTLETDGAIAEHIATASSQALGLRRYEKDIFLNISKTEKTSTYFDKWQQEYTKLTKSITALEKVAYLPDEQAAVKKMASGAKSYKQGFEGIFQRIQAGEIRTPQAGNKAMGPLKESIRALINNAALIHSASTKRMHAIESDIESTASRSKNAIYTALLLSIFAMLVMAYFTTRSIVNPLKEVNRMLNNLGKGDLSHRLHMVRKDEMGEMAKTLDAFADNLQDEVVTAFNKIADGDLTFVASGLIKDPLSRANRSLTDVMSQIQSAGEQIDSASSQVSDSSQTLSQGATQTAASLEEISSSMSEMASQTKTNADNANTANQLASEANKAAQNGGHQMAAMVAAMEEISESGQNISKIIKTIDEIAFQTNLLALNAAVEAARAGQHGKGFAVVAEEVRNLAARSAKAASETAELIEGSVTKTENGTQIAQQTSKALEDIVGSITKVTDLVAEIAAASNEQAQGIAQVNQGLGQIDEGVQQNTATAEESAAASEELSSQAAYLQHMLSRFKLAGGSTPT; this comes from the coding sequence ATGAATCTTAACAACCTTCGAGTCTGGATACGCCTCAGCGGCAGCTTCGGCACACTACTTCTTTTTTTAGTGATCGCCGGTGGGACCGGCATCTGGGGCTCGACAAGCCTTTCGAAACGGATCATCACGACTCTTGAAACCGATGGCGCTATCGCCGAACATATTGCCACAGCGTCCAGCCAGGCATTGGGCCTGAGGCGTTATGAGAAAGATATTTTTCTCAACATCAGTAAAACAGAAAAAACTTCCACCTATTTTGACAAATGGCAACAGGAGTATACCAAGCTGACCAAGAGCATTACGGCTTTGGAAAAGGTTGCCTATCTACCGGATGAGCAAGCTGCCGTAAAAAAAATGGCCAGTGGAGCAAAATCATATAAGCAAGGATTTGAGGGGATTTTTCAACGAATACAGGCCGGAGAAATCAGAACGCCACAAGCTGGCAACAAGGCTATGGGACCGTTAAAAGAGTCAATCCGGGCACTGATTAACAACGCGGCATTGATTCACTCTGCGAGTACCAAGCGCATGCACGCAATTGAATCGGATATCGAATCTACTGCATCCAGATCAAAAAACGCGATCTATACAGCGCTATTGCTTTCGATTTTTGCCATGCTGGTGATGGCCTATTTCACAACCCGCAGCATCGTCAATCCGTTAAAAGAGGTCAACCGAATGCTGAACAACCTTGGAAAAGGAGATCTCAGTCACCGCCTGCACATGGTCCGCAAAGATGAGATGGGGGAAATGGCAAAAACCTTAGACGCTTTTGCTGACAACCTGCAAGATGAGGTGGTCACGGCGTTCAATAAGATTGCCGATGGTGATCTCACTTTTGTGGCCAGCGGCCTTATAAAAGATCCACTGAGTCGAGCGAACCGGTCATTAACTGACGTCATGTCACAAATCCAGTCTGCGGGAGAACAAATTGATTCTGCCAGCAGTCAAGTTTCTGATTCAAGCCAGACACTTTCGCAAGGAGCCACTCAAACGGCAGCATCTCTTGAAGAAATCAGCAGTTCCATGAGTGAGATGGCCAGTCAAACCAAGACCAACGCTGATAACGCCAACACCGCGAACCAATTGGCAAGCGAAGCGAATAAGGCCGCGCAAAACGGCGGGCATCAGATGGCGGCCATGGTAGCAGCGATGGAAGAGATCAGTGAGTCAGGTCAAAACATCAGCAAAATAATTAAGACGATTGATGAAATTGCTTTTCAGACAAATCTTCTCGCACTGAACGCCGCTGTCGAGGCAGCCCGAGCAGGTCAGCACGGTAAAGGTTTTGCAGTAGTTGCGGAGGAAGTCCGCAACTTGGCAGCACGGAGTGCCAAAGCCGCTTCCGAGACCGCCGAGTTGATCGAAGGCTCAGTAACAAAAACCGAAAATGGAACCCAGATTGCTCAACAAACGTCCAAAGCCTTGGAGGACATCGTCGGCTCGATTACTAAAGTAACTGACTTAGTCGCTGAAATTGCCGCAGCCAGCAACGAACAGGCCCAAGGCATCGCCCAGGTTAATCAGGGGCTGGGACAAATAGACGAAGGGGTACAGCAGAATACGGCAACAGCTGAAGAATCTGCCGCAGCCTCCGAAGAACTCTCCAGCCAAGCAGCGTATTTACAACACATGCTGAGCCGTTTCAAGTTGGCAGGTGGCTCGACTCCAACATAA
- a CDS encoding TetR/AcrR family transcriptional regulator translates to MGRPNLKKEVIEEAAIRLFATKGLARTVIRDIAREAGVTEGALYKHYPSKDAMAWALFQREIDRFTAPFAEVLAEQIPASQRLVKAIHYTYDYYLQFPTRFTFILLTQHGFPEEDLEAQTNPNDVIIRFVDELHGEKQGDAVLMAAMVMGAVMQPLVMHRYGRIPLLTEEVIDHVSRVVCRMLEVDDAH, encoded by the coding sequence ATGGGACGACCCAATTTGAAAAAAGAAGTGATTGAGGAAGCGGCCATTCGCCTGTTTGCCACTAAGGGGCTGGCGCGCACGGTGATTCGTGATATTGCCCGCGAAGCCGGGGTGACGGAAGGTGCCTTGTATAAGCACTATCCCAGCAAAGACGCGATGGCCTGGGCACTGTTTCAGCGTGAGATAGACCGGTTTACCGCGCCGTTTGCCGAAGTTCTTGCCGAGCAGATCCCTGCATCACAGCGGCTGGTGAAAGCGATCCATTACACCTACGACTATTATCTGCAATTTCCCACTCGCTTTACCTTTATCCTGCTCACGCAGCACGGTTTTCCTGAGGAAGATCTTGAAGCGCAGACCAACCCCAATGATGTCATCATCCGTTTCGTTGACGAGCTGCATGGCGAGAAGCAGGGCGATGCCGTTTTAATGGCGGCCATGGTGATGGGCGCTGTCATGCAGCCACTGGTGATGCACCGTTATGGGCGGATTCCCTTGTTGACCGAAGAGGTGATTGATCACGTGAGTCGAGTCGTGTGTCGGATGCTGGAGGTGGATGATGCGCACTGA
- a CDS encoding iron-containing alcohol dehydrogenase: MASFTIPQKIYHGPGSLENLKQVTGKKALIVIGGGSMKRLGFLDKTINLLQEAGISSVVFEGVEADPSVETVMRGVELCNRENPDLIVGLGGCSAIDAAKAMWVFYEYPDATFGEITAPFTIKPLRNKARFVAIPSTSGTGTEATCVAVITDTAKGIKHPLVSYEICPDIAIVDGELAKSMPADITANTGMDALSHDVEAVVAALASTYSDTMALRSIRTIFDTLPQACANGEDMAARQAMHDASCMAGMAFSNAILGIIHSISHQIGGMFGVPHGRANAILMPNVIRFNSRATDKYELMAKELGKETAEEFATEVEKLRRTVGIEDSFKAYGMTPEAWQEKLDAMVTNALADPCTGTNPRQPSEEEMKQIFECCFNGEVVTF, encoded by the coding sequence ATGGCTTCATTCACCATTCCGCAAAAGATCTATCATGGCCCCGGTTCTCTGGAAAACCTGAAACAAGTAACCGGCAAAAAAGCCCTTATCGTTATCGGTGGTGGTTCGATGAAACGACTTGGTTTTCTCGATAAAACCATCAACCTCTTGCAAGAAGCCGGTATTTCTTCGGTGGTTTTTGAAGGGGTGGAAGCAGACCCGTCGGTTGAGACGGTCATGAGAGGTGTGGAACTGTGCAACCGTGAGAACCCCGACCTGATTGTCGGGCTGGGCGGCTGCTCGGCCATTGATGCGGCCAAAGCCATGTGGGTGTTTTATGAGTATCCCGACGCGACATTCGGGGAGATCACGGCACCGTTCACCATCAAACCGCTGCGAAACAAGGCGCGCTTCGTTGCCATCCCTTCAACCAGCGGCACCGGAACCGAAGCCACCTGCGTTGCCGTTATCACCGACACGGCAAAAGGGATCAAACATCCGCTGGTGTCGTATGAAATTTGCCCCGACATCGCCATTGTCGATGGTGAGTTGGCGAAAAGCATGCCTGCCGATATCACGGCCAACACCGGCATGGACGCCCTGTCTCACGATGTAGAAGCTGTGGTTGCGGCCCTGGCAAGCACCTATAGCGACACCATGGCGCTGCGTTCCATCCGGACGATTTTTGACACCCTGCCCCAAGCCTGCGCCAATGGCGAAGACATGGCAGCACGTCAGGCCATGCACGATGCCTCCTGCATGGCGGGAATGGCCTTTTCCAATGCCATCCTCGGTATCATCCACTCAATCTCTCATCAGATTGGCGGCATGTTTGGCGTTCCCCACGGACGCGCCAACGCCATCCTGATGCCGAATGTCATCCGCTTCAACAGCCGCGCCACTGATAAATATGAATTGATGGCCAAGGAGCTGGGCAAAGAAACAGCTGAAGAGTTTGCCACCGAAGTGGAAAAACTGCGCCGGACCGTGGGTATCGAAGACAGCTTCAAAGCGTATGGCATGACGCCTGAAGCATGGCAGGAAAAGCTTGACGCCATGGTCACCAACGCTCTGGCCGACCCGTGCACCGGCACCAACCCGCGTCAGCCGAGTGAAGAAGAGATGAAACAGATCTTTGAGTGCTGCTTTAACGGCGAGGTGGTCACCTTTTAA
- a CDS encoding MFS transporter, with protein MSYDPHVQEQIRQGRSKFIAMAATYFLGAFNDNFFKQAALLLAVSTAMTQLQGTATTLFALPFILFSAGAGWLADRYSKKHVVIGVKFLELLAMLVGAWGVITLHWNGILAMVFIMSLQSTLFGPAINGSIPELYPSTYVTKANAVLKLVTTLAILMGIALAGIALDRGIAEDHFYDGRLVVGIGVVVVSLIGVMCSFGVVKRPAQGTKTPFPWLGPWHSACDLWRLRQDRPLFLAIIGDAFFYFMASLVVLVINTLGVQQLGYSSTLTSLLIVALMVGICAGSFLSARLTRVDRWTHVVVPSAVGLGIGLTVSGLAPLLPQVVQLPVLFVALSVSGCCGGIFIIPQSSFIQVRPADHERGRVISVSNFGAFSGILFSGQLFTLLDATLSPAWGMVVCGMLTLTMAVVFFQLLTKEAWRV; from the coding sequence ATGTCATATGACCCGCACGTTCAGGAACAGATTCGCCAGGGACGCAGCAAGTTTATTGCCATGGCCGCGACCTATTTTCTCGGTGCCTTTAACGATAATTTCTTCAAACAAGCTGCGTTGCTGCTGGCCGTCAGCACGGCCATGACCCAATTGCAGGGCACGGCCACCACCTTGTTTGCGCTGCCGTTTATCCTGTTTTCCGCCGGGGCTGGTTGGTTGGCCGATCGTTACAGCAAGAAGCACGTGGTGATTGGCGTCAAGTTTCTCGAACTGTTGGCCATGCTGGTGGGCGCCTGGGGCGTGATTACCCTGCACTGGAACGGAATTCTCGCCATGGTGTTTATCATGTCATTGCAATCGACCCTGTTTGGCCCGGCCATCAATGGCTCTATTCCGGAACTCTACCCCAGTACCTATGTGACCAAGGCTAATGCGGTGCTCAAGCTGGTGACCACTCTGGCGATTCTTATGGGGATTGCCTTAGCCGGGATTGCATTGGATCGCGGTATTGCCGAGGACCATTTTTACGATGGACGGCTGGTGGTTGGTATCGGTGTGGTTGTGGTGTCTCTGATTGGCGTAATGTGCAGCTTTGGTGTGGTTAAACGTCCGGCACAGGGCACAAAGACACCGTTTCCCTGGCTGGGACCGTGGCATTCGGCTTGTGATCTGTGGCGGCTGCGTCAGGACCGACCCTTGTTTCTGGCCATTATCGGTGATGCGTTCTTTTATTTCATGGCGTCGCTGGTGGTGCTGGTGATCAACACCCTCGGTGTTCAACAGTTGGGCTACAGCTCAACGTTGACCAGTCTGCTGATCGTTGCTTTGATGGTGGGGATCTGTGCCGGGTCGTTCCTGTCCGCACGGCTGACCCGAGTCGATCGTTGGACTCATGTGGTGGTGCCATCAGCGGTGGGGCTTGGCATTGGGTTGACGGTCAGTGGTCTGGCACCGCTTTTACCTCAGGTGGTTCAATTGCCGGTGCTGTTCGTGGCCCTGTCGGTCAGCGGCTGTTGTGGCGGCATTTTTATTATTCCTCAGTCCAGTTTTATTCAGGTTCGGCCTGCCGATCATGAACGCGGCCGGGTGATCTCGGTGTCCAACTTTGGCGCGTTCAGCGGCATCCTGTTTTCCGGTCAGTTGTTCACTTTATTAGACGCGACCTTGAGTCCCGCCTGGGGCATGGTAGTGTGTGGTATGTTAACTTTGACAATGGCCGTGGTGTTTTTTCAATTGCTCACCAAGGAGGCATGGCGTGTTTAG
- a CDS encoding CPBP family intramembrane glutamic endopeptidase yields MMRTETKAWVWLTLWLVFPALATWTSFTLQWWPQVLYPLSKVVLVVAPFVVWRLRSVIVASRQAGVKKTHGLWGLLSGAVLGVVIFAAWQGLFQGQINGDAIATKLTSLNLLDHYWSVALFIAMINSLLEEWYWRGFVFERLKERNLAAVWVVLLGGVGFGFHHYFTLIVYFSLPITLFFTFATMVAGALWSWMRCRGVSLVDCYISHLIADVALLWIGWQLLGGTHVI; encoded by the coding sequence ATGATGCGCACTGAGACCAAAGCGTGGGTATGGCTGACGCTGTGGCTGGTGTTTCCGGCCCTGGCGACCTGGACCTCGTTTACCTTGCAGTGGTGGCCGCAGGTACTTTATCCGCTGTCCAAGGTGGTACTGGTGGTGGCTCCGTTTGTCGTCTGGCGTCTTCGTTCGGTGATCGTGGCGTCACGTCAGGCTGGCGTGAAGAAGACACATGGACTTTGGGGCCTGCTCAGCGGTGCTGTGCTTGGTGTGGTGATTTTTGCCGCCTGGCAGGGGCTGTTTCAGGGCCAGATTAATGGTGACGCCATTGCTACCAAACTGACTTCCCTTAATCTACTTGACCATTACTGGAGCGTGGCGCTGTTTATCGCCATGATCAATAGCCTGCTGGAGGAGTGGTATTGGCGTGGGTTTGTCTTTGAACGCCTCAAAGAACGCAATTTGGCAGCCGTGTGGGTTGTGTTGCTGGGTGGTGTGGGGTTTGGTTTTCACCATTATTTTACTTTAATTGTTTATTTCTCGTTGCCGATTACGTTATTTTTCACCTTTGCCACTATGGTCGCAGGAGCTCTGTGGAGCTGGATGCGATGCCGTGGGGTTTCACTTGTCGACTGCTATATCAGTCACCTGATTGCCGATGTCGCTCTGTTATGGATCGGCTGGCAATTACTCGGAGGGACTCATGTCATATGA
- a CDS encoding AraC family transcriptional regulator: protein MNEMVKLIEQFELKELFNKSRLKGVRFFKSSSHIPRSPLLYDPGIFIVAQGRKIGHLGERSFQYDPNNYLVTSVPIPFECETFADADAPFLGLYVDIDMPVLHELMGLLGQSRVAASVRIRDIPKGVAPAEMDAAMHDAVIRLLKCLHSEADALVLGPGLIREIIYRALCGTQASSLYALAAQDGSFARVSKTLHLIHRECSRKLDVDQLASVAGMSASTFHRAFKEITSESPIQYLKKVRLNKARDLIEREHMKVYIAADKVGYESSSQFSRDFKRFFGVSPAEMMRGAR, encoded by the coding sequence ATGAATGAGATGGTCAAGCTGATAGAGCAATTTGAGTTGAAGGAGTTGTTTAACAAATCCCGCTTGAAAGGGGTGCGTTTTTTTAAATCCAGCAGCCATATTCCCCGCTCACCATTGCTTTATGATCCGGGGATTTTTATCGTCGCTCAGGGTCGTAAAATCGGCCATTTGGGAGAGCGCAGCTTTCAATATGATCCCAACAATTATCTGGTCACATCCGTTCCCATTCCGTTTGAGTGTGAAACGTTTGCGGATGCAGACGCGCCGTTTCTTGGTTTGTATGTCGATATTGATATGCCGGTGCTCCACGAGTTGATGGGATTGTTGGGGCAGAGCAGGGTGGCCGCTTCTGTCAGAATACGCGATATTCCCAAAGGGGTGGCTCCGGCTGAGATGGATGCGGCCATGCACGATGCGGTGATTCGGCTGTTGAAGTGCCTGCATTCAGAAGCGGATGCGCTGGTTCTCGGGCCGGGGCTTATCCGTGAAATCATTTATCGTGCTCTGTGCGGCACGCAGGCGTCTTCGTTGTATGCCCTTGCCGCCCAGGACGGCAGCTTTGCCCGCGTCTCAAAAACCCTGCACCTGATTCACCGCGAGTGTTCACGCAAACTCGATGTCGATCAACTGGCGAGTGTCGCCGGGATGAGCGCCTCAACGTTTCACCGGGCATTCAAAGAGATCACTTCTGAATCTCCCATTCAGTATCTGAAAAAAGTGCGCCTCAACAAGGCGCGTGATCTGATCGAACGTGAGCACATGAAGGTCTACATTGCGGCGGATAAGGTTGGCTACGAAAGTAGCTCGCAATTCAGCCGTGATTTCAAGCGTTTCTTTGGCGTGAGTCCTGCTGAGATGATGAGGGGGGCGAGGTAA